ATGAAACCAAACAGGAACTCACCAAGTTTGCGCTCCAGATATTGAACAAACGGAAGGAGGAGATGGCCAAACGTCGCGAAACAAAGGAAAGGAACCGACACCTGAAGGCAGGTGAATTGCGAATGATTTATGTAAACGGATATGTTACCCATATCAACGGCAATCTAATTTCTATAAAGATTAATGATAACTATTATGAAACGAGTGCTATATGGAAGGATGAGGATTTATTTAATGAGCTCATCCAAAAAGAGAGAATAGAATACAAATATTTTAATTCATATAGTATTTATACATCCCATACAAACATCCGCTTTAGCGAAATAGAGAAAAAGATTGATCCAAAAACATCTTATGCCCAACGGTTAGCCGCTATTACAACAAAAGACAAAGATTTAGCCAGGGAAGAGGAGGAACTGAAAAAGGAAGAATATCGTATCAACAGTTTTTCTTTGAAGCAACTGTTTATGCAGTTTAAGATGAATGAATGTGAAGCTTTCCAGAAAATCAAATTGGCTCCAATGATGGATCTCTTTATCCGGCGTGGTTATATTGATGAAGACTATTATGACTACATTTCTTATTTCTATCCGAACACGATTTCTCAGAATGACCGTCTTCTGCTTATAGCCATGAAGCTGGACAAAAGTCCCGAATATAATGCCAAGATAGACAAGATACAAAGTTTTGTTGCACAATTACCAACCTATGCTTATCTCAGTGATAGCGTGCTTAATATTAATCTGTTGGATTATTTGGGCAAACATACGAACATCGAACGAGAACGGTTCCTTCTATTCATGGCACGATTGGAACAACCCGTAGCTAAAATGGATTTTCTGGCCCAATATTACAAAGAGGGAAAACAAAATTATAATGTGTTTAATCACTATATCAATTGGAACGTCAATGATAGCTGGACTTCGGTATTGAACTGTGAGTACAGAGACATTCTGATCGAAGCATGGTTAAAGTTTTGTGAGAACAGCCATATAGGTGAGTTTCAAAAAACATGGTTGAAAGATAATTATGATTACTTAGCAAACAGATACGATTGCTTTGACGATAAGAAAATCAACTTTATTGCCAGTGTATGCTGTTATGAGGAATTGACAAATACTTCCAAACCCTTGTTGGAACTTATTATTAAAGGTGACAGCTATACTTTGACGAGACACAACATAAGCTTATTACTGAATCATATCAGCGATAGAGCAGGTGCAAATGAAAACAATATCACCCTAACGCGCATCAAAAGAGTCGGACGGAAAGACGTCATTGAAAGGATACAAGAAAATATGGAAGAATGCATTCAAAATGTCTTCCAGAATATATGCGATGAAGATGAAGAATCCATGCTGGAGATTTTAAATAACAAGGAGGTTAAAATGGAGGTTAAACAGAAATATCTCAAGACCCATATTAATCCTATCAATGATGTATCTAAGGTGAAAGATGACATGAAAGGTTTAGCATTTGGACTGGATTTACTAGTACCTAACTGGGATAATATAACCAATTACTATGTACAAAACGACTGTAATATAGACGATGTCTTATGGGCATATTTAGATAAACATGCGGAAATACTGGGAACAAGAAGATTTGCAGGAAGTGAGCCACATAAGCATTCGCTATTTAATAATATTATGGGTAGTAACCGGATTAGTATTAATTCCTACAAGCAGATATTCTCAGCCTTCCTGTGTAAAATGGATCTGAATGAGGAACTTTTAAATTTGGAAGATGAGCGAATCAGCTATTTAATAGATCAGAATAGCATTGAGTATACGGAGGATAATATCCGATACCTCAGCCGTCATAGTGATATACTCTATGGCAATTTTCTGTTGCATCATAAAAATGAGTTTTTAAAGGACAAAGATAAAATAGCTTATAACAAAGACCTGGCTCTCTGTTTGCTTGGTAGCTACAAGTTATCCGGCAAAGAAAAATCAGTTGTGCTCCAACAACTGAAAGCAACTTCCATAGATGTCAGTCAGAAACTCGCCAATATTATCTGTGAAATATTAACAGATTATGAAACAGAAATAGATTATGACCTGCTGAAAAAGGTTCTTGTCAAGGCATCCGTATTAGAGAAAGCAATAACAGTCATTTATCATACTATCAGACAAAACCAGGATAACCATGATGTGATTGATGAGCTATTGGCATTGTTGCCATTACCCTACAGCAAGATGAAGGAGAACGGAAAACACCCAATTATACCCGACACAGAACTGAACCGAAGCCTTTTATCATTATTAAAGGAGTGTAACTATATATCGTCTTTCTCCAAAGATAAAAACGGATTGAAGGTCAATACGAGAATTATCAAACAGTAGGAACAATTTTATGCCTTATAGAAAAAGACACGTCTTCGAAAGAAACTGAATTATCTAATAATTTGTAAGCTGAAGAAACTTTAGTTCCAAACTGCAGAAACTAAAGTTTAATCATACAAAACAATGTATTTTGTTGTAACTCTCTGAAGATAAAACAAATATAGAGAGTTTAAAAGATGCAGGTAACGATTTGGTGATGGAAGTCTTGCTTCGGGTTACACTGCTTTGCATAGTTTCAAATAACTCATATACAAATGTAGGCAATATTTAGAATATAGCAAAATATACTGCCATCTATTTTTGTATAAATCTGATTATTAACATATTAATGATTTAAGGCATAATTTATTGATGCTTACTTGTTATAGAATAGCCGGGGACAGTGCCTCCCGGCTATTTTCTTGTCCCAAATTGGCGTTTTCTGTCTTTTTTTGGCGGTTGCTCAACGGTTGAGTAACCAATGGCCTTATAATATCTCCGTAATATTGCACCATAAACAATAAAAATAAGGTCATTATGAATAACAGAAGAACTGCACCGGGTGGACAGACAATCCACATGCTTAGTGCCATACTTGCTAAAGTTACTAACATTGAAAAGTTATTGGCTCCTGCCGTACATAATTTGCCGGACAGCGAGATACTGGATTCAAAAGGTGTGCGCCTGCTCACCAAAATGTCGGACAGGACACTTTTAAGACGACGTAATGACGGGACACTTCCCTTTCACAGAGACAAGGGGAAGATATATTACCGCCGCTCGGACGTGCTGCGTGCCATGTTGCTGGAAAAAGAAGAACACTCTAAAAAATAAATGTTATGAAGAAGATGATTAAAATTGAAAGCGGTTCATTCGCTGCACTCGTGAGAAGTTATAAGAAGTCGTTGAACATGCTGGCCGTCCTGCAACATATCTGTCAGGAAAATGACGTGGCGCTTTCCATGCTGCCTGATGAAGTCTGCGAACTGATAAATCTTGATCCGGCAGAGATTGAGAAACGGCGTTTGAGCGGACGACTGCGTTTTGCGGAAGAAGAGAACGGGACAAAGCATTATTCGATTGTGGATATTATCAACCTGAAAGACTCGATTGACTGGAAAGTAATCAACAAACAGGTGGAAAGCCTTTCCTTTGAGGAAAAGGAATGATGTAATTTACGGCTGACAGACAAGGGCACGGTCGGCAAGGTCGGATTTATCCGGGTGCCGGCCGTGCCTTTGTCCTTTCCTGAAAAGCGGCTCTTTGCTGTAACCTGCGGAAGTGGAGCCTGCGTAGCTTCCGGGGGTTACAGCAATGTGCCGCAGGAAACATTAGGATATTTTTTTCAGTTCCCTTGCCGGGTTTGCGATTTCCATAGACGGTACATGTTTAGCCTGCCGTGGTAAATCCGGAGTCACGTCACTGCCACTGACAAGCCTCTGTTCTTCCGCTCCCGTTTCTTTACCTTCTACATTTCCATGCCGTCCTACCGGTTTAAGGGTAAGCTGTATCTTCCGGTTCAATGTGGCAAGCTCTTCACCCAACTTTTTGATTTCTCCCTCTTTGGGCCATGTGGCTACCACTATTTCCTGCAAGACCGGAATATCTTTTGACAACTCCGCATTTTCCTTTTCCCGTTTCTCAATCATGCCGGGAATACGTTCCAGCGCATTGATGAAATACATTACGGCCAGTTTCGGGTCTTTGGCAATGTAACCGTTATGATAGGTATATTTGATACCGTCCAGTCCCTCGACCATGAATTTGTTATGCAAGGCTTGCGTGTCTCCGTCACAAGTCTTTTCGGTACGGACAAGGATACGAAAATCGAACAGAGTTCCGATTTTCATATAATCGTCTTCCGTTCGGGCCTTCTGATTGATTGCGGCAAGCCGGTTGCCGAGTATCTCGATATTGTCCGAGTCCACACCGTCCAGTTTCAGGGGATTGGGACGAAGCCCGGTTTCCGTATCTACCGGAGCCACTTTATTGAGGTATTCCCAATCTCTGGTAAAGCGTCCGATAAAAATGTTGTTCTTCTCTATTCCGGCGGTCTTTTCATTCAGCTTTCCTTTCGCGTTTCCTTTATTACGGTGATACGCCTGCCTTTCACTTTCAAGGACTGCCAGTTTCTTGTCCAGTTTTGCCTTTTCCAACAAATCGTCGTTGCCTGAAAGAATAGCCACATATTCACTGAAATTGCCTCCGCCGTTTTCGTCTATCGCCCCTTCGTCAATGGTACGGGCGGCCAGATTGCAGCTTTTAAGCTGGTTGATGAACACCTGCTTGTTTTGCAGCAGATTGAACTTGTAACTGTCCAGAGATTTTTCCACCGCATAGATGTAACAGTCCACCTTGTTATCGGCATATTGCTTGGCGATGATATTGCCCTTTCTTACCGCCCGTCCGTTACGCTGCTCCAGGTCGGACGGCCTTCAGGGTATGTCCAGATGATGGATGGCCACGGCACGCTCCTGCGCATTGACTCCCGTTCCCAGTTTCTGTGTGGAGCCGAAAAGGAAACGGATGCGCCCGGAGTTCATATCCTTGAACAGTTCCTTGCGTGCGTTGTCGCTGTTTGCTTCCTGAATGAACTTTATCTGCTTTTCCGGAATATTATGGTCTTCCACGAGTTTACGCCTTATCTCACTGTAGATGTTCCACTGGTCGGGTTTATAGGTACTCAAGTCTGAAAAAATGAACTGTGTGCCTTTCTGGTCGAGATATTTATAGTAATATTCCGCAATCTTGGCTGCACAATGGGACGCCTTGTTTCCCGGATTATCGCCGTATTCAGGGTCTATCAGCCGCATGTCAAGCGACATCTTGTTCGAGTAGTTGGTGGCGATCAGCATCTGTGCCTTTTCTTCCGCCTTGGACAAAGGTTCCCTGTCTATGTAGGTTGCATCCCCGGTTTCAGCGAACTTTATCAGTTTCTGAATGAAAATTTCCTGCTGGGGAGTGGGCGGTATGTGATAGAGTTGCTCGTTGAGTTCCGGCCTGTCAACCCCTACGTCTTCGGCCGTTTTGTAATCGGTTATCTCCGCATAAAAATTGGCGAGTTCCGGCACTTTGATAAAATAGCGGAAACGCTCTTTCTGCACGACCTGGTTGGTCACGGAAAATTCAAAGTCCGTGCTTTTCTTCGCATAGACGGCCGCCCAGCCGTCAAAGCAGGTGATGCCCTGCCGCTCCATTTCCTTCGGACGGAGATATTTGAAAAGGAGATAGAGTTCCGTCAGACTGTTGGAAATGGTCGTACCGGACAAGAATGTGGCTCCCAAGTCTCTGCCTGTGCGCTCCTGTATGGTACGGATGGCAAAGAGCATGTTCATGGCCTTCATGCTTCCTTCGGGATTGCCCAGACCGGAAACTCTCGCATGGCGTGTACTGAACATCAGGTTCTTGAAATTGTGCGATTCGTCAACGAAGAGATGGTCGATGCCCATTTGCCTGAAATCGGTCACGTCATCTGTCCGGTCTTTTATATCCTGTTCCAGCTTTTCAAGTTTGGCCTCAAGGTTTTCCTTTCTTCTTTCCAGCCCCTTCTTTATCCAGCCGCTCACTTCATTGCCTTGCTGCTCGAATACGGCGAGATTCTCTTCGATGCTGTCTATTTCCTGCGTATATATTTCCTGCTGTATTTCGGGGGACTGGGGTATTTTCCCGAACTGGTCGTGTGTCAGGATGATACAGTCCCAGTTATTATTTTTGATGTCATGGAATATTCCGACACGCTTCTCCGGCGTAAAGTCCTCCTTGCCCGGATACAGCACTCTGGCATTCGGATAGGCCCTCTTGAACGTGTCGGCTATGTCATGCACATTGCTTTTGAGTCCGATAATCATCGGCTTGTTCGCCAGTCCGAGACGTTTCATTTCAAAGGCGGCTATGCACATGATAAGGGTTTTGCCCGTACCCACCTCGTGGTCAATTATGCCACCCCCGTTCATCTTCAGCATCCATACGGCATTTTTCTGGCTGTCGTACAAGGACGGTATGCCCAGCCCTTTCAGGTCAAGGAACGGGAAACTTTGCAGGGAACCGTCATAATCCGGGCGTACATAGCAGTTGAACTTGCGGTTGTACATGTCCGCAAGGTGTTGTTTAAATTCGGGGAGCTGTTCATTCAGCCAGCCTGTGAAAGCAGACCTTATTTCATTGATTTTGGCGTCGGCAAGCTGGATGGCCTCGGCATCCCGTACCTTTATATCATTGCCTTCTTCATCCTGCACGGTTTTTGTTATGTCGGGCACCGTGTTGTGCAGCGCATGTTTCAGCAGGTCGTTTCCGTAATAACCTCTTTTTTCCCCTTTCACATAATATCTGTCGGTGATGTTCGCGTTCGTTTCTTCAAAACTCACACTGAACTCGTCGATGGATTCCGTATAGTGGATATGGGCTTTTGCCTCAAAAAGATAACCGGCAAACTCTTCATATACGGATACGGGTATCCACCTTTCTCCCAGATTAAAATCAAGCAGTTCGAAACTGATCGGCTCCGGTATGGCTTTCTGCAAGGCTTCCAATGATTTCTTGCTTGCGTCGTCATCGGGATAGTCTTTCAGGTAGTTCTCTATCCATTCGACTTTGGCCACTACATTGCCCGCTATGAAACGGTCTTTGATTTCATAGTTCTTCATCATAGGATTGTAGAAGATACGGTTTTCCAGTTGTGTGAGCAGTTCCTGCCTGCCTGTTTCACTGAGATTTTCCATATATTCCAGATTGACTTCCCCGAACTTGTTCAGGGATGCCGCAAGCGCTTCCTGCGGTGTATCCACATGTGTCACTTCATTGGCGTTGAACGATACGGGAACAGAAAAGATATCCGCCTTCTGTATCTTGCCGTTAACGGAACGTTCCAATGAAAGTATTTCCCGTCCTCCGGCATCCATCAGCAGGAACTTGGCATTGTCCTTTCCGTTCAATTCCCTGAACATGCGGTAAAAACTGTCATACCGCTTGACCAGTTCTTCCCGTAGTTCCGGCTGTTCCGTTTCCGTTTCGGCTTCCTTATTGTAGAGATTGTGGTAGGCTTCACGGAGCGGGATATAGTAGGCGGCCCGGTATTGTTGGGTGACTGTCAGTTTAAGCGGATGGAATTGTACTTCGGGAGTACCCACCCCTCTTAAATATCCGTATTGCTCACCCGATTTCACGATGGAACCGTTCTTGTATTCGGGACGTGTCTCTCCGGTAAACGGTCGTGGTTCCATTTCTTTCTTCCGCTCTTCCTCGAATTTTTGTCTGCGCTCCTGCCATTTTGCTTCCGCTGCCGCCCGTTCCCCGGTCATGTCTTCCTGCGTGGCGGCTTCATCGTACATGTTCTCTTGGGAGAAGAGATTGAACATTTCCGGTTCATCCCCTTTCTTTTTGCGGGATGCCGACGGTGCCCGGCTTGGTGAAGGTCTGCTTTCTACCACTTGCACCTCCGCTTGCTCTTCATCCGCATAGGCGGCAAACAGGTTGAGCATGGGTTCATAGGGCTGTGCGGGGCTTTCTTCCTGTACCTCCTGCCGTTCTGTCTCTCCTGCTGTTTCCAATAGTGTCTCAAACTCTGTTTTGAGGATGGTGGAGCCGTTTGAGCGGGATAGATTGTCATCATAAAGTTTCCGGTCAAGATGGTTCTCCACATCTTGCGCCAATAACTGCCTGAGATGTTCGGAAATGGCACCGACACCTCCTTCATGAATAAAATTCATGGCCGGTTGTCCGTACATGTTTTTACCCATAGATACGGAAGTATGGACGATATGGTCTAAATCGGCATAGCTGTTGTTGATATTGATGCTGCCGGATATAAGGCGGGTTTCAATAAAGTTCCGTTCCTTTTCGGTAAGTTCCGATTTTCGGGTATTCTTCTGCAATACGATCAGGTCACTGCTCACTTCCGTACCCGCATCAACAAACAGGTTGTCCGGCAGACGTATGGCTGAAACAAGATTGGCATGGTTCACCAGCCACTCCCTGACAGGGCGGTTCTGTGGCGAGTCCATGACACCCGAAGTCGTGATATAGGCCAATATCCCGCCTTCGTGTAACGTGTCCATACCTTTGAGAAAGAAATAGTTATGTACGGCAGCAAGTGAGGATTTACGCACGACGTCTTCGCTCCGGTCAAAATCCCGGTCATAAACTCTGGTATTTCCAAACGGTATATTGGATGAAACCATATCGAAGTAGTTATTATAATAGGGCTGTATGGACTGGAAACCGTCTATGGTCACTCTGCTTTCCGGATAGAGGGATGAGAGGATTTTTCCCGTGAGCTTGTCTTTCTCGAAACAATGGACTTCGGGTACATCCTTCAAGCCGTTGATAAACATGCCCGTTCCGGCAGAAGGGTCAAGAAAACGTCCCGGACGGATTCCCGGTACCTGCAAGGATTCCTGCATGGCCGTTACCACCGGTTCCGGTGTGTAAAAGGCTGTGAGAGCGGAGTTTTTGAGGCTTTGGACGTATGCCTTGTATTCTTTCCCGTCTTTGGAATACTCACGCAACAGTTCATGCAGCAGTCGGACTTGGGGAAACAATTCCCTGTCTGTCGTTCATTTTTCAATGTCCGTGTCTTTTTCCGCCGGATTCAGGATGCACTTCAGTCCTCCAAAACCCGAATAGCCGTTCAATACTTTGCGTGCCTCTTCCGTGAGACAGAACTCCGGACGCATGAATATCCATTCAAGTGCGGCTATATTGTCCGCTAAATGTTGTCGTTTGTTATATGCCATATTTTTCGATATTTGATTGGATGAAACCTGTCAGTTCAATGGTAAGGGTACGATAAGAAGGAGATGTCTCAAACCTGTCGTCTATAGGGTATTTCTTGAATACGGCTTCCGCAAGCGGCAATATTTTGAGACAGAAATCTTTCCGCCGTTCAGAGGGTATTTCAGGAAACCATTCGGAAACCATTTCAAAGACCGTATCGTACTTTGAGAATTTGAGTCCA
This sequence is a window from Bacteroides thetaiotaomicron VPI-5482. Protein-coding genes within it:
- a CDS encoding DNA-binding protein, which codes for MNNRRTAPGGQTIHMLSAILAKVTNIEKLLAPAVHNLPDSEILDSKGVRLLTKMSDRTLLRRRNDGTLPFHRDKGKIYYRRSDVLRAMLLEKEEHSKK
- a CDS encoding N-6 DNA methylase, with the protein product MQESLQVPGIRPGRFLDPSAGTGMFINGLKDVPEVHCFEKDKLTGKILSSLYPESRVTIDGFQSIQPYYNNYFDMVSSNIPFGNTRVYDRDFDRSEDVVRKSSLAAVHNYFFLKGMDTLHEGGILAYITTSGVMDSPQNRPVREWLVNHANLVSAIRLPDNLFVDAGTEVSSDLIVLQKNTRKSELTEKERNFIETRLISGSININNSYADLDHIVHTSVSMGKNMYGQPAMNFIHEGGVGAISEHLRQLLAQDVENHLDRKLYDDNLSRSNGSTILKTEFETLLETAGETERQEVQEESPAQPYEPMLNLFAAYADEEQAEVQVVESRPSPSRAPSASRKKKGDEPEMFNLFSQENMYDEAATQEDMTGERAAAEAKWQERRQKFEEERKKEMEPRPFTGETRPEYKNGSIVKSGEQYGYLRGVGTPEVQFHPLKLTVTQQYRAAYYIPLREAYHNLYNKEAETETEQPELREELVKRYDSFYRMFRELNGKDNAKFLLMDAGGREILSLERSVNGKIQKADIFSVPVSFNANEVTHVDTPQEALAASLNKFGEVNLEYMENLSETGRQELLTQLENRIFYNPMMKNYEIKDRFIAGNVVAKVEWIENYLKDYPDDDASKKSLEALQKAIPEPISFELLDFNLGERWIPVSVYEEFAGYLFEAKAHIHYTESIDEFSVSFEETNANITDRYYVKGEKRGYYGNDLLKHALHNTVPDITKTVQDEEGNDIKVRDAEAIQLADAKINEIRSAFTGWLNEQLPEFKQHLADMYNRKFNCYVRPDYDGSLQSFPFLDLKGLGIPSLYDSQKNAVWMLKMNGGGIIDHEVGTGKTLIMCIAAFEMKRLGLANKPMIIGLKSNVHDIADTFKRAYPNARVLYPGKEDFTPEKRVGIFHDIKNNNWDCIILTHDQFGKIPQSPEIQQEIYTQEIDSIEENLAVFEQQGNEVSGWIKKGLERRKENLEAKLEKLEQDIKDRTDDVTDFRQMGIDHLFVDESHNFKNLMFSTRHARVSGLGNPEGSMKAMNMLFAIRTIQERTGRDLGATFLSGTTISNSLTELYLLFKYLRPKEMERQGITCFDGWAAVYAKKSTDFEFSVTNQVVQKERFRYFIKVPELANFYAEITDYKTAEDVGVDRPELNEQLYHIPPTPQQEIFIQKLIKFAETGDATYIDREPLSKAEEKAQMLIATNYSNKMSLDMRLIDPEYGDNPGNKASHCAAKIAEYYYKYLDQKGTQFIFSDLSTYKPDQWNIYSEIRRKLVEDHNIPEKQIKFIQEANSDNARKELFKDMNSGRIRFLFGSTQKLGTGVNAQERAVAIHHLDIP
- a CDS encoding DUF1896 domain-containing protein → MMITQHDNNGELSYFKSALLFYLKESHPHMAGNKVLIQKRANSAAEAYEHAVRGGLPVAQALEAADAFLQHGLKFSKYDTVFEMVSEWFPEIPSERRKDFCLKILPLAEAVFKKYPIDDRFETSPSYRTLTIELTGFIQSNIEKYGI